The region TGTGGCCTGTCAGTTGATACTGATGCAAACTTTCTGTGAGTCCTTTAGTACTTAAGATGTAGCCATGATGATAGCTGCAAATAGAGGACTAGAAAGTAACTTAGATCAACAGCAGGTCCTCATAATATTTATCATTGAGTGGCAGGgagcttttgttcttttttactttttctttgatgtttttcaGGTCATATTCACAGTGTAAAAAAGCATGGCTAtctgtatattttgtttttgtattttatagacAATACCTGAAATTCCACCCAAACCTGGAGAACTCAAAACAGAGCTTTTGGGACTGAAAGAAAGACAACAGGAACCTCAAAATTCAACTCTGCCAAGAACTCtgtgaatgaaaattaaatatatatttttagaatttaatgaGTGAAACTATTTGTGTTTAAGCATCTAATACAAACTGCAAGAGGAAGTGCTCAGTAGATGTTAACTGATTTAGTTATGGTTTGACCAGTTAATCTTGAAAACTGCCAGTTTATATCATCAGCTTCTGTAATGTAGTTTCATAGATACCCAGAGTGTAGTTGCAGTTTCTTTCCCTTATAATTTTGACTTATTTCTCTGAATAAGCTTGACTATAATGGCAAAAGTGGATTATAAACTAGCTATAATAAAAGTGACATTGACCATGTGTGCTTAAGAGTGAGAGGTTAGTATTTCTCTAAATTTGAAAAGTACTATTAATAGGATTAGGGTTTGGATTCTTTTGGAGTAAGTTTAGATTTACAGGGAAACTGCCCAGACAGCCCAGTTCCCATTTCTGCAAATGCCCTCATGTAACATGACCATGGTACAGATCACACATGCCAGAGCTAAGGAGCCAATGAACTATGTCTGATTCTGTATTTCCCCAGCTTTCATCCATCCAGGCAACTATGACATTTAGTTGCCATGTCTCCTTATTCTCCTCCTGTGAGACTTCTTTCCTTGGTTTTGACCTTAAAAAATTTGGAGGAGTACTGTTCACATATTCTAGGTTAGGTTGAGTTTTTGAAGAATACCAGAGGGGAAGTACCCTCCTTCACACGTCAGGGGGTACATGACATCACTGGCTGATATGAACCTTGATCACTTGGTTATTATGGTAGCATCTGCCAAGGTTCTCTGCTCTAAAGTTACTGCTTCCTGCTTCCCACACTCTAGAAGACAGTCATTAAATCCAGTCCACGttcaaaaaggaaaggaggatTAAGCTCCACTTCCTGGAAGGGGGAGCATCTACATGTACTATTTGGAATTCTGTAAAGAGTATGTCCCTTCTTTCTATGAgtgatttttaagaataattttaaaagccactTTTCTTTAGTTAAGTATGCATTACTTTTCTAATAAGAAAACCCAGGACACAGGATCTAAGAAATACTGtgttttatatctatatgagatgcTGGATGGTCACTACTTGTATCATTTACTGATGTACTTAAGTCAAGACATTATGCTGTATATCaccaaaaaactggaagaaaaatcaaGTATCAGGGAGCTGTATACAATGAATTATAAAAAGACAAGACACTGGATATTtgggatcttttttatttttatacacatgACAAGATTTTACACCAAGTCAGTTAAATAGTACAAATTTACATTCATgaggaatgttaaaaaaaattcaactaaaaAACCCACTTCTTCCTGTGACCCACAATCCCAACATTTTACAgtgcagaggagaagggggctgggggcatggggggtgggggacacatcCAAAACAAGTCTCTcccaaaagaaataaacttcACATTCCCTCTCCACACAGGATCCAAATGGTGAGAGTATAATTTACAGTTCATCTTTTTCAGCTGTAGATTtctgtgaaaacagaaaaatcagaatgCATTAAAAATTAGCACAACAAACCTCTGCTCACCAAAAGTTCATgtgtggaaaaaatggaaatgtttccTGTTTCCATTATCTGATCTGTAGTTTAGAATCTCAGCTTGCTAATCTGCAAAATAACCTAGAACCCAATAAGATCAATAGTCACTGAACAATCGAAAATTTAAAATAGGTTAATGTTACTGTAGGGCAGAAGCAAGTGGCAAAGAACACAGAAGCCCCACGGGCTAAGGAGTAATCTGCTTAAAAGCACCTCAAGGGTGGATGGcgagggcttcccctggtggctcagggatgaAGAATCCattggccaatgcaggagacgggggtttgattcctgagctGGGAGTACCCcacctgccacagagcagctgagccacaactgCCGAGTCTGTGCCGCGGAGCCCGGAAGCCCCAGCTACGGAGCCCAcgcgccccaactactgaagcccctgcccCACCACGAGAGGCGCCACCGCGGTGAGCAGAGCGAGTGCTGCTCCCCACAGCTGGACAAAGTCCACAGCagcaaaaacccagcacagccaagaaaaagcTTAGAGTTGCAGCTGCCAGTCCTGCCTCCCTAGGCTCCTTCCCCgtttaaaaacagaaaggatGGATGGCTAAACTAAGGAAGTAAAGGCCGTGGGGAGGATCGAAATACACGCTTTAAATAAAAAAGTGCTTTGTTCCAGCTTTTGAATTTGATAGTAGATGCGTATTTTTGACGCTGGCAACAGTCCTGACTCTCAGGAACTAAACGTGCAAGTCCCCCTGGTTTGCTCTACCTCTGCTGTTTCTGGTTCCTCCTCCTCCGCTCCTGCATCCATCTCCTCCTCTTCGTCTTGCTCTGTGTCTTCTGCGGTGTCCTCCGTTGCTTCTTCTGGTTCTTCTTCGGGCTCTTCTTCAACCTGAGGGCAACATTTATGAGCCCATTCATGCATCAAACACCTtgttcattttgcttatttaaatgTGCAAGATCATTAATTCCCTTCAGTTAATTCTGTTAACTACGAAACTATAGAGGAAACTCTATAGTTAAGAGTTAACAGTCAAGCTAACAAAGGGAgacaggcaagaaaagaaaatggatgtgAAAGGGgaaatttctcattcatttttagcacagtgcctgataccGGGACTCAAACATTCAGTAAGTTACATCAAACCTTTGCATCAGGGTCGATGTTTAAGCTGAGGCGAAGCATTCTTTCTATTCTGTCTCCATATGCTTTAGTGTCTGGTAAAAGATATCCTGACCGCAGTGTTGCTGTTTCAaacaaaaccacagcaagatctgAAACAGTTTTGTCATCTTCATCTTCCTGAAATGGAAGGAGTCACACACTTTATTAATACTAAAGGGTTCAAAGAAgtcaaattaaaagacagaggaGTAAGGCCGTGATAGCGCTCACCTTAACTCTTCGAAGCATGTCTCTGATCAGTGGGTGTCTGGGgttaatttcaaatgttttcttctggCTGGCATAATAACTGTTACAGAGGAAAAATGAACGTTAACAAATATATCAAATTTGAAGGTCCATACATTTCCCATATTCTAGTATAACTTACATAGTTACagataaccttttaaaaatcaagacatGCTTATGTATTGTTAAATCACGCTTTCCCTTTTAAAGGGCAATGTGCATGGTTAGATCAAATAGTACAGTAAATAACTACTTTATTTACTAATGAATCCCAAGTGCCTTTGCTGAGTGGATGAACTGATTTAATGTCCTGTTCATCTCCTTTTAATGTATTCACTACCTTCATTGCAGCTGTGTCTCCCCAAAGTTCTGGAACAGAACAGGCTCTGAGTGCTGCTCAAGTAACACCTTCTCCATGAGGCCTCAACCAATATGGTTCTAAGAAAAATGGCATCTTTTCACTAAGCTCAGCTGCAATGCATTCTGGGTATACCTCCATCATTGTTACATCCTACCTGACCTCCATGACTGCTCTCCTTCCTACAGTGGCAGGCTGAGGACAGGAAGGAACCCTTCTCCCTCCATCTTGGCATACCTATCACACACACAGTGCCTTGACTTCTCAACCCTGACCAGTCTGAACACAGACACAACAGGTGCTCACGTGTTTGTTGGACAGAAGGTACCGTCCTGTTAATCACTGACTGGGAAGATGGACTTAAATGGCTACTGTACTGTTGCGATGGAATATAAGCAGAAACCCATTTCCACCTGACGTTTACAATCTAGTCAAGgtgcaaaacaaataaaacagcacTTTGgcatttgattttataaatatacactGGTGAGCCATGCTAATTATGAAATAtaggtatattttaaatggagtttagggattgtgacAATGGAAACTATACTTAGGAGAAGAATCCTTAAACTaggcttgggggaaaaaagtgtgACAGTAGGTAGCTAGTAAGAAGATAGTCCAGATAGAAGAGAGAATAAAAGCAAGGAAGAAGTCATTTTCAAAACTATTGTTGTTACATTCAAATATAAAcctgaaatacatatttattgaaaataaagggTACCAAAGACCTAGTGTACCTTCAGTAGTTGGTCCTTGAGTTCAATTGCTGCTTGTGCATCCTCTACCCTGTATTTAGTGTAGAATACCACTGGGGGTAGAATGGGTAATTAAAAAGGATTTAactcatttaagaaatataatgggcttccctggtagctcagatggtaaagcatctgcctacaatgcgggagacccaggttcaatccctgggtcaggaagaccccctggagaaggaaattgcaacccactccagtattcttgcctggaaaatcccatggaccgagaagcctggtcctccatggggtcgcaaagaaatggacatgactgagtgacttcacttcacttcttcaagaAATGTAACTGTCATTAACTTCATCTTTAACTATTATCTGAAAATGTAAAGGCAGTCCAGATACTAGGCCAAGCAGAAAATCTAATGGTGAAAGACATTATGTCTAACAGATTAAGAAAATTTCCATCTGtatataaaatactaaatataaaGTCACAAGTGCAAGACCTTTTCTTTAGTAATCTAATCATTTTGTCAACTTCTCTATAATGGAGAGCGGTAGACACTTAAAACCCATCAGTTCTTTGTGTCGAAGctgtgttatcttctaggagGAGGCTGGGTGAGAGCTTACACCCCGGCAGGGCCTCCCTGAGGATGCTTACTTGGTTGAGATGTCCTTGCCTGTCTGGTATGCCTGGGCTTTCATGATCCTCTCCATGTTGCCAGACCACCCGTACTGGCTGGCTACGAGAGCACACGGGGACTCTGTCAGGCGCTGAGACACCACAGCCTTCTCGATCTTTGGAGGAGAAGGTGAAAGTTATCTCTAAATGTCAACAGTCAAGGTCATCAAGTAGCTGCATTTCCACTCCTTAAGGGCTCATCACAAACAGGCAAATCACAAAAGTACCTCTCATTCAGACTCTGAGGAAAACTGTCGTTTCATAACTGAATTTCTTAATCAGAAATACTTAAACACCAACTTTCAAAACATATACAACTTAAGTTTAACCTGTGAAAATTTAAGCTATTGTAAAGACAAtattaaattatgaaaaacttccagttacaaagaaaaaaaaagtacctacATACAGAATAATCACATATCTCTGTAATTCTTTAGTTCATCAGTTTTAAGCTTGTCCTCCCAATAATCTAACTACAATATTAAGTGTTCTGTATAACTTTTAATGACTACAAAGTAACCAGTTACAAAGTTTAATTtgctaacaattttttaaaacagatgctaaaattttcagtgtttctAATTTCCAGAGTACCTTGTCCTTGAGGGCTTTATCTTTCATCCAGTTTAGCAGAGGCTCAAACTCTTTTTCAACTGCTTCACGACTCTCCTTActtttctcactttcatcaaaCTTCACTCCTTCCTTGGCAACATTCTGGAACCTCTTCCCATCGAACTCGGGAAGAGCCTGAATGCAGTATTCGTCCACAGGTTCCGTGAGATAAATCACTTCATAGCCCTTTTTCAGAAGTCGCTCAACAAAGGGAGAAGATTCGGCCTACAAAATTGAGAGAAATAACACAAATTTCCAGTTTGGCCTTAGTATGTTTTCTTCATCCAAGTAGCTACGTTTCTAGAGTACCAGCAATCCCGTTTTATGGGTGGGGAATTAAGAGCTGCAGAGAATACAAATGACTTTTTTCCCTGTCAGTGACTGACCAGGTCTCAGAACTATTTCAGTTtacaaattttcctttttctctctttctagagTTGGCTATAAATCAGTCCCCACTATATAGCAGACCAGCTGGAGTTCTCTCACCTCTTTCCTGCTGGCCCCAGCCATGAAGTAGATTTTGTCCTGcttttccttcattctctccACATACTGGTCTAGACTAGTAATGTCACTTGGATGATGAGAAGACTGGAATCTAAGAAGTTTGGCGAGACGTGTCCGATTTGAGTGATCCTCTATCACGCCAAGCTTGATATTGGTACCAAATTCTTTCCAAAAAGTGTCATTGTATTTCTCATCAGCGATCTTCTTGATCATGTCCAGAGTTTTACGGACAAGCTTCTTTCTAATCACctaaacaaaatgacaaataactCATTAGAGAACTTCATCACAAACTTTTGAGAACGGACACTATGTAAGGTAGCAGGAGAGTAGTGGGAAAGGATACAAAGACACTGGTATTTATCAAAGGGGGGCAGGGAATGGCCAAGTATTCCTGTGTCAGACTGAATGGAAACTTAAGTTGTCACTGGCAACAGTTATAAGATTGCTTTCATGTTTATATTCTAACTTTAGACCAGGTAGTACATATATGAGGGTGCTCACTGGACGGCTCTTTCAACTTCTATGTTTGAACATTTTTAAGGCACTCACCTTAAGCAGTTTATGTTGCTGAAGAGTCTCACGGGAAACATTCAAGGGGAGATCATCCGAGTCCACCTGCAGACAGCGAAAGTTCAGCGAGTAATACAaacatcagagaaaaacaaaaccaaccaaccgaccaaaaaaaacccactttcAGATCCCCACTCTACTCCCCTCTTCCCCCAATAACCTCCAGATACTTACAACACCCTTGACAAAATTCAGGTACTTGGGCATCATATCATGGAAGTCATCTGTGATGAATACTCGGCGCACATACAGCTAAAGtggaaaccaaaaaaacaaaggtCACTTTCTGGAAATCATACTTCCAAATTTTAAACTCAGTTTATACTATTTAAAAACTCACCTTAATGTAATCACTCTTCTTGGATCCATATTCATCAAACAGACCACGTGGGGCAGATGTGGGTACAAATAAAATTGACTTGAAGGTAACTTCCCCTTCAGCAGTAAAGTGGATATATGCCATGGGGTCATCGCTTTCCTAGAGAGTTGGTATCTTGGTCATTCAAAAGGCACAAGGAAAAGGCAGTGCAAAGGCTAAGCAATATATGGTGTGGTACACATGCAGTTTAACAGTCAAGTAACAAAAAAAGTTCCCTTTCCAAAGAGTGAAGGGGAGAGGAAGgcaaagagggaagaagaaacaGTTAAGACTGCACTTCTAACTGGCTGGACATGGCTATTCTGATGTGGCTGTCAATAACGTTTCTCTACTGCCTACCCCTGGGAAGGATGGCTGAGTCTAGGTTCTACACACGTGAGAGGATAGGGCAGGAAAACCACCATCCTGTCTAAATGACAAAATGACATAAGAAATTTCATGAGTGTATGTACTGTTCAACTAAAAAAGTACTCAGCAACAGATTTCTTCCAAGAAACTTGGACTGCAGCAGTGAATCCAAGAGGTATGTAAGGACAGAAAATTCCTGCTTTAAACCATACTGAGCACCTGAAATGTAGCTAGTCCGCACTGAGATGTGTTGGTCAGTGTAAGACATACACCAGACTTTGGTAACGTAGCACCAACAAACAGCCcacaaaaaaaccaaaaggaCCAATTTTTTGTATCGATTACCTGTTGAAATACTATTGGATATACTGGGTTAAAAAGATACATACTACTAAAAGTTAACTTGgcctgtttcaattttttttaaaatgtagcctCTGAAAGACTTAAAATCACACACTGCTCACATATTTCTAATATAGCTGTTAAGATGAAAGTACCTCTAATATATACCCTAGGACTTTAGGGTACACGAGAATGAAAAAGGAGGCAGAACCAAGGGAAAGTTTTTAGAGGTAAAGCTTAAAGGGTAGTTGGATGTTAATGTAAGGGAAACAAAGGTTAAGTAACAAATCAGCAGAtggaataaagaataaagaacaaagacAATCAGAGGATCGAGATATAGACCAGCGGTTGGCAAACTGGTTGCCACTCACAAGTAATTTCATCAGGACACAACCTCATCATAtactgtctatggctgctttcaaaCTATTGATAGGAGAGTTCTGACATGTCACAGATCCTGTAGTTCAtgagcttaaaatatttattagctgACCCTTCAATTAAAGGTCTGCTGACTCCTGATCTAGGCTAAAAATATAGATTATAGAGAACCCAGAGAAGGAGCTGGAGCCTGAATCcacacagtggttaagactgcatgatGGACACAGTTCATTAAATTGTTCTAATTGTACAAAATGCTATTTGAGGAAACATTAACTTGAAACCATCTTAGTCAAAGCTAGTTTTTCTAAGAGTTATAAGAAACAAtcggtaaaacaaacaaaaaaaaaaggcaaagcaaGGCAACAGATTTAGTCATCATTTCTAGTCATGGCCTCAAAATAAGATGTTGTAAACAAGCCTTTGAAAAGGATGGTGGTAAAAGACATTCAATAGCATGATTTTATGCCTTACAGCTTCTGTAGCGAGAATCAAGCATCTACTGACATAGGCGATTCTTAATCTTTTTTGTAGCATAGACCCTTGGTGATCTAGTGAAGCCTACAGATTCCGTCTCAGAGTAAAGTTTTTAATgcataatataaaatacacagaattaaaaaggaaactggTTGTGCTGAAATAGTTACAAACCtctttttaaacctatttttgaTATAATGAGGTTTTCTTATCACATTATTCTAAAATAACATTTACCTTTGAAAATGATTTGTAGAAAGCCTTGTATTCATCCTCCTCTACTTCTTTCGATGGTCTCTGCCATATGGGTTTGATATCATTCATCAGTTCCCAATCCCAGACAGTTTTTTCAACCTGAAGTTACAGTATTTGATTAGTTTCTGCTAACAGTTACATCAACAGTATCAATAGTTATACTACAATAACCACAGCTTtagaacatttcaaaataatattaatataggGTATCTCTATTGTAATATGGTTCCTGCCAAGTggatcaaaaattttttaaagggcttctctgatggtccagtagttaaggatctgccttgcaattcaagggacactggttcgatccctggtctgggaagatcccacatgccatgaagcaactagGCCTGGGCTCCACAACTGAGATccggaacagccaaataaatatttaaaataaaaaagaaaaatttttttttaaaagtatctctcTAAATATTTAAGACTGATATTTAATACAACAAAGGCAAGTGGTTATTGTAATAATTGGTAACAATccaattaagatttttttcagttatttttaactagctaaaatgttatttcttgaaTATATGTTTTGAAGTTTGGAGgatatacatattatgtatttCTATTTCATGACTTACAGAAATCCAACATCttatatatttctcaaaattcaCTATTACTACTAGCTACTCTGCTACCTGAGCAGACCAGAAAATTAATAGTTTATATCTATGTGACAAAAGAAGATGCAAaaagattttaagattttaaaattcaaagttatCATAAGCCACCAGTCCTGGGAAATATATAGAAGTCAGAGAACTATTCATAAAAATGATCTGTGTTTGCTACTGAAAACTTTCTAgggagagaaaacacacacaaacagctTGGATTTTAGAAGCTGGGCCTGCGGACTCCTTCAAAAGACAAGACTATAAAGAACTGAAGCTTAAATCAGTCTGTGCATACCTGGGTTTCTGTGTTTTTTCTAacataatctaaaaaatattttcctcctttgttctctcccctcccctgccttggTTTTATCGAGACACAATTGCGATCATTACTATATGAGTCGCAGGTGTACAACATAAAGGCTTACACATATTTTGAAGATGATGACCGCAGTAAGCTAAcctccatcatctcatatagatgagaataaaagaataaacaattttaagaaatggaccaaaagaaaaaaatcttataatgAGAACTCTCAGGAGTTAAGACTCTTTAACAGCTTTTCTATGTATCACAGAGCAGTGTTGCCTCCATCACACTGTATCTTACATCCCCCAGTGCTcatttataactggaagtctgtatcCTTTGACCACCCTCCTCCAAAACAATCCCCTCTCCTGCAACAAAAAATCTTACCCCCTTTGCTAGGAATCTGGTACCTTATAAGCTAAACAATACTTTAAGTAGGAGGATGAACAGGGCTTacttttttagtttttggtttcttttcatcttcttcttcttctactGCAGCTTCATCATCAGAttcctctttatcttcttttgCTGCTTCCTCTTCTTCGGCAGGTTCCTCAACCGTTTCAGTCTGTTTATGTAGAAAATAGAATGATGGTTAAGCTCATGTCTCGTAATTCTTGATTTTATCAGTAAGATATGAAACAAAATTACAGCTCAAAAAACAGTCTTCAGTAAGAAAATACTGAGTATCCTACATTGGAAGAACCACATTTAACCTTCATTCGTtatgtgttaaatatttaaataagtccaaggtaatatacatatataaactttATTCACATGAATTTACCTTGCTGCTCCATACATAAATAGGAAAGTTTATGAACTGTGAATATTTTTTCACGAGGTTTTTAATTGTATCCAATTCAAGGTAATCAGATgcttcttcttttaaaacaagGCTGCAAGGAAAATAAGACAGAGACACGTCACCGTGTTATAAATTTGTGTAAATATTCATTTGACTACAATAGCCAACTGTGCATAACCCACGAAGTCCCCATTATTCATGTTAAGAACTCTTATCACCAATAAAGGTTTGTGAGTTAAATATACCAAATATGGGTATGGTAAAAGAAAGAATCTTTCTTGCACTCCCTCAAGTGGAAAACATTCATTataagcaaaaaatgaaaaggtttCTAATCTCCTCAATGTGCtggatttttttcacttgaagaacagaaatctttttttttttcatttttttttttccatttatttttattagttggaggctaattactttacatcattgcagtggtttttgtcatacattgaaatgaattagccatggatttacatgtattctccatcccggtcccccctcccacctccctctccaccccatccctctgggtcttcccagtgcaccaggcccgagcacttgtctcatgcacccaacctgggctggtgatctaagAACAGAAATCTTAAGCTAGCTGAAGGTGGGAAATCTCTGCAATATTCTGGAGAAAAGTAGAATCATACACACTGTGCTAGCTTCCCTAGAAATCAACTGATTACatacagtcgtgtccgactgtgcgacccgaccccatagacggcagcccaccacgttcccccgtccctgggattctccaggcaagaacactggagtgggttgccatttccttctccaatgcatgaaagtgaaaagcgaaagtgaagttgctcaggttgtgtccgactcctagcgaccctatggactgcagcccaccaggcttctctgtccatgggattttccaggcaagagt is a window of Odocoileus virginianus isolate 20LAN1187 ecotype Illinois chromosome 23, Ovbor_1.2, whole genome shotgun sequence DNA encoding:
- the HSP90B1 gene encoding endoplasmin, translating into MRALWVLGLCCVLLTFGSARADDEVDVDGTVEEDLGKSREGSRTDDEVVQREEEAIQLDGLNASQIRELREKSEKFAFQAEVNRMMKLIINSLYKNKEIFLRELISNASDALDKIRLISLTDENALAGNEELTVKIKCDKEKNLLHVTDTGVGMTREELVKNLGTIAKSGTSEFLNKMTEAQEDGQSTSELIGQFGVGFYSAFLVADKVIVTSKHNNDTQHIWESDSNEFSVIADPRGNTLGRGTTITLVLKEEASDYLELDTIKNLVKKYSQFINFPIYVWSSKTETVEEPAEEEEAAKEDKEESDDEAAVEEEEDEKKPKTKKVEKTVWDWELMNDIKPIWQRPSKEVEEDEYKAFYKSFSKESDDPMAYIHFTAEGEVTFKSILFVPTSAPRGLFDEYGSKKSDYIKLYVRRVFITDDFHDMMPKYLNFVKGVVDSDDLPLNVSRETLQQHKLLKVIRKKLVRKTLDMIKKIADEKYNDTFWKEFGTNIKLGVIEDHSNRTRLAKLLRFQSSHHPSDITSLDQYVERMKEKQDKIYFMAGASRKEAESSPFVERLLKKGYEVIYLTEPVDEYCIQALPEFDGKRFQNVAKEGVKFDESEKSKESREAVEKEFEPLLNWMKDKALKDKIEKAVVSQRLTESPCALVASQYGWSGNMERIMKAQAYQTGKDISTNYYASQKKTFEINPRHPLIRDMLRRVKEDEDDKTVSDLAVVLFETATLRSGYLLPDTKAYGDRIERMLRLSLNIDPDAKVEEEPEEEPEEATEDTAEDTEQDEEEEMDAGAEEEEPETAEKSTAEKDEL
- the UQCC6 gene encoding ubiquinol-cytochrome c reductase complex assembly factor 6, with product MPAGVSWTSYLKMFAASLLAMCAGAEVVHRYYRPDLTIPEIPPKPGELKTELLGLKERQQEPQNSTLPRTL